From one Halosimplex rubrum genomic stretch:
- a CDS encoding NUDIX hydrolase: protein MSDPDDGDGVDGTDADRERTDDGAPTVDPAADGPVREPDHEWRVTDREAEYETGWYTGGYDRVEQPDGTEKEYYWAELPDAVVVVARSGDDLVLVDQYRPVIGEQCLELPAGIVEDGESFTAAGARELREETGFDPAGISLIEDFWCSTGVLRHRRGIVFAEGLEPVERKLDGNEFLSVTTVPIDEALEVARRQPANDATIEGVLLAKEDGLL from the coding sequence ATGAGCGACCCCGACGACGGCGACGGCGTCGACGGTACCGACGCCGACCGAGAACGGACCGACGACGGTGCGCCGACTGTCGACCCCGCGGCGGACGGACCGGTTCGCGAACCCGACCACGAGTGGCGGGTCACCGACCGCGAGGCGGAGTACGAGACCGGCTGGTACACCGGCGGCTACGACCGCGTCGAGCAACCGGACGGCACCGAGAAAGAGTACTACTGGGCCGAGCTCCCCGACGCCGTCGTCGTCGTCGCGCGGTCCGGCGACGACCTCGTCCTCGTCGACCAGTACCGGCCGGTCATCGGCGAGCAGTGCCTCGAACTCCCCGCCGGCATCGTCGAGGACGGCGAGTCGTTCACGGCCGCCGGCGCGCGCGAACTCCGCGAGGAGACCGGCTTCGACCCCGCCGGCATCTCGCTGATCGAGGACTTCTGGTGTTCGACCGGCGTCCTGCGCCACCGCCGGGGCATCGTCTTCGCCGAAGGCCTCGAACCGGTCGAGCGCAAGCTCGACGGCAACGAGTTCCTCTCGGTGACGACGGTCCCCATCGACGAGGCGCTCGAGGTGGCGCGGCGCCAGCCCGCCAACGACGCCACCATCGAAGGGGTGTTGCTCGCGAAGGAGGACGGGCTGCTGTGA
- a CDS encoding NUDIX hydrolase codes for MSGDDDPGADSADETGTHPWEREDPAWPVHGREVVWETDFFEAGQDVVERPTGERAEYYWLEPGDAAVVVAFTDDEEVVVVEQYRPRLRRYSLGLPGGGVEAGEDPAVAAARELREETGFVAGDLRKLDAYVPTPWTRYTRHVFVATDLDRGERDLDDAEFVEWETVPADEAVGRLREREGPANGISLLPLLLAREEGHL; via the coding sequence GTGAGCGGGGACGACGACCCGGGAGCCGACTCGGCGGACGAAACCGGGACCCACCCCTGGGAACGCGAGGACCCGGCGTGGCCCGTCCACGGTCGCGAGGTCGTCTGGGAGACGGATTTCTTCGAGGCCGGTCAGGACGTGGTCGAGCGGCCCACCGGCGAACGGGCGGAGTACTACTGGCTCGAACCGGGCGACGCGGCCGTGGTCGTGGCCTTCACCGACGACGAGGAAGTCGTCGTCGTCGAGCAGTACCGCCCGCGCCTGCGTCGCTACTCGCTCGGGCTCCCCGGCGGCGGCGTCGAAGCGGGGGAGGACCCTGCGGTCGCCGCGGCCCGAGAGTTACGCGAGGAGACCGGTTTCGTCGCCGGCGACCTGCGGAAGCTCGACGCGTACGTCCCGACGCCGTGGACGCGCTACACCCGCCACGTCTTCGTCGCCACCGACCTCGACCGCGGCGAGCGCGACCTCGACGACGCGGAGTTCGTCGAGTGGGAGACGGTCCCCGCCGACGAAGCGGTCGGCCGGCTGCGCGAGCGCGAGGGACCGGCGAACGGCATCTCGCTGCTGCCGCTGTTACTCGCCCGCGAGGAGGGACACCTGTGA
- a CDS encoding NUDIX hydrolase has protein sequence MTDGGRPAEPTPASAADLDDPPADAGAGWTRLDTEVVWENPYFAAGYDEYRQPDGAVSRYYWIDPGDFVAVVAETPDGEVLLLEQYDARLDRSLLTVPGGAVDDGESFVDAGVRELREETGFRAGEAELLEVFEPTAWTRMTQAVVYATGLEPGRAEREGGEDIEAFAVPADEAVAAVRSREVPFAASLVSLLVARDEGLL, from the coding sequence GTGACCGACGGCGGGAGGCCGGCCGAGCCGACTCCCGCGAGCGCCGCCGACCTCGACGACCCGCCGGCCGACGCCGGCGCCGGCTGGACCCGCCTGGACACCGAAGTCGTCTGGGAGAACCCTTACTTCGCGGCCGGCTACGACGAGTACCGCCAGCCCGACGGCGCGGTGAGCCGCTACTACTGGATCGACCCCGGCGACTTCGTGGCCGTCGTCGCCGAGACGCCCGACGGCGAGGTCCTCTTGCTCGAACAGTACGACGCCCGGCTGGATCGGTCGCTGCTCACCGTCCCCGGCGGTGCCGTCGACGACGGCGAGTCGTTCGTCGACGCGGGCGTCCGCGAGTTGCGCGAGGAGACGGGGTTCCGCGCCGGCGAGGCGGAGCTACTGGAGGTGTTCGAACCGACGGCGTGGACCCGGATGACCCAGGCCGTCGTCTACGCGACCGGCCTGGAACCCGGACGCGCCGAGCGCGAGGGCGGCGAGGACATCGAGGCGTTCGCCGTCCCCGCCGACGAAGCCGTGGCCGCGGTCCGCTCGCGCGAGGTCCCGTTCGCCGCCTCGCTCGTCTCGCTGCTGGTCGCCCGCGACGAGGGGCTGCTGTAG
- a CDS encoding rhodanese-like domain-containing protein gives MDGEISGDELQELLDENGEQPPEDLRIVDIRNPGSFERGHIPGSENIPANQLTDRVEELDGADRVVTVCPMGKSSVQAARLVGSYEGVDGPVESLHGGLNDWDGPLDAADASESDEGPASPF, from the coding sequence ATGGACGGCGAGATCTCCGGCGATGAACTGCAGGAGCTACTGGACGAGAACGGGGAGCAACCGCCCGAGGACCTCCGGATCGTCGACATCCGGAACCCCGGCTCGTTCGAGCGCGGGCACATCCCCGGCAGCGAGAACATCCCGGCAAACCAGCTCACGGACCGCGTCGAGGAACTCGACGGCGCCGACCGCGTCGTGACGGTCTGCCCGATGGGCAAATCCAGCGTCCAGGCCGCGCGGCTCGTCGGCTCCTACGAGGGCGTCGACGGCCCCGTCGAGAGCCTCCACGGCGGGCTGAACGACTGGGACGGGCCACTCGACGCGGCCGACGCGAGCGAGTCCGACGAGGGGCCGGCGTCGCCGTTCTGA
- a CDS encoding Fic family protein, producing the protein MDRDDFGEAAPGEIVPSTTPKGTYSAFRPASLPPSISTDDLVTPLAEATQALGRLHGIGPRVGSREILIEPFIRKEALESSQIEGTHATLSDIYAYEAGQEALIDEDRRQGTQEVVNYLRALTHGLDAITAGDPITTELLCEMHYRLLSGVRGDRADPGELRTTQNFIGSTPYIQDARYVPPPPSEIPELLEDLLEYANEDTDLHPLLRIGLIHYQFETIHPFLDGNGRLGRLLISLLLQRDGLLPEPYLYLSSYFNARRSEYVDHLLAVSQRGEWVEWLLFFLRGVQSQADEAHRRADLLVDLREDYQRRYQSERSGNILELVMRLFEDPYLDVNTAAEWLEVEYSTANRLVGRLEDDGVLEELTGKDRNRFYRANEVFDIINKPIDRL; encoded by the coding sequence ATGGATCGAGACGACTTCGGCGAAGCGGCGCCCGGCGAAATCGTTCCAAGTACGACTCCGAAAGGGACATACTCGGCATTCCGGCCGGCCTCACTGCCGCCTTCGATCAGCACTGACGACCTCGTTACCCCGCTGGCAGAAGCGACGCAAGCGCTCGGTCGACTTCACGGAATCGGGCCGCGTGTCGGTTCGAGAGAGATCCTCATCGAACCGTTCATTCGGAAAGAAGCACTGGAATCTTCGCAGATTGAGGGGACACACGCTACGCTGTCAGACATCTACGCATACGAAGCCGGACAGGAAGCGCTCATCGACGAGGACAGGCGACAGGGCACCCAGGAAGTCGTGAACTATCTCCGGGCGCTCACACACGGATTAGACGCGATAACCGCCGGTGATCCCATCACTACCGAGCTGTTGTGCGAGATGCACTATCGCCTGCTCTCTGGAGTCCGTGGAGACAGAGCCGATCCCGGCGAACTCCGGACGACGCAGAACTTCATCGGTAGCACTCCGTATATCCAGGACGCGCGATACGTCCCCCCGCCACCGAGCGAGATTCCGGAGTTACTAGAGGACCTGCTCGAATACGCCAACGAGGACACCGACCTCCATCCGTTACTTCGCATCGGACTGATCCACTACCAGTTCGAGACGATTCACCCGTTCCTCGACGGGAACGGACGGCTGGGACGGCTCCTGATCAGTCTGCTCCTGCAGCGCGATGGACTGCTACCGGAACCATATCTCTATCTGAGTTCGTATTTCAACGCACGACGCTCGGAATACGTCGACCACCTGCTGGCGGTCAGTCAGCGTGGAGAGTGGGTGGAGTGGCTGCTGTTCTTCCTGCGTGGTGTCCAATCGCAGGCCGACGAGGCACACCGGCGGGCGGACTTACTGGTCGATCTTCGCGAGGACTACCAGCGACGCTATCAGAGCGAACGGTCGGGGAACATTCTCGAACTGGTTATGCGTCTCTTCGAGGATCCGTACCTCGACGTCAATACGGCAGCCGAGTGGCTGGAGGTCGAGTACAGCACGGCTAACCGACTCGTCGGGCGGCTCGAAGACGACGGGGTACTTGAGGAACTCACCGGGAAGGATCGCAATCGGTTCTACCGCGCCAACGAGGTTTTCGACATCATCAACAAGCCGATCGATCGACTCTGA
- a CDS encoding ribbon-helix-helix protein, CopG family, whose product MSASDDPRRVHFQSPESLVDQLDAIADLLGTDRTDLLVEAIREYIEETAHSDQFQELVAQRYYDDELDFETVKRLVDPETAQRFRLLKADLDGEPHDLAAPEETDIYNGDRRSVSPEASDESADQR is encoded by the coding sequence ATGAGCGCGAGTGACGATCCCCGACGAGTCCACTTCCAGTCGCCCGAGTCCCTCGTCGATCAGCTTGACGCCATCGCGGACCTCCTGGGTACGGATCGGACCGACCTGCTCGTCGAAGCGATCCGCGAGTACATCGAAGAGACCGCGCACAGCGACCAGTTCCAGGAACTCGTCGCCCAGCGGTACTACGACGACGAACTGGACTTCGAGACGGTCAAGCGACTCGTCGACCCCGAGACAGCCCAGCGGTTTCGGCTCCTCAAGGCCGACCTCGACGGAGAGCCCCACGATCTCGCCGCGCCGGAGGAAACTGACATCTACAACGGTGATCGACGGTCCGTGTCGCCCGAGGCGTCTGACGAGTCGGCAGACCAGCGATGA
- a CDS encoding MBL fold metallo-hydrolase, whose translation MTVRHDGITVEWLGYATLRFAGEETVVYTDPGRYGVLTGEWEPDTEGIGHPPARDYRPEDADVVCLTHVHHYDPDGVERVSGPDTTIVAFEAIEDGVENRELPPLSSLPYEVVTVGDTESLTVGDVPIWTVPAYNEEDGPHTRPDGTPFHPEGFGCGFVVDVEGKRVLYPGDTDALGPHQNVEVSVFCPPIGPRFTMDRHEAAALAAAMEPELVVPVHYNTFSTLETDSREFAAGVAEAGVPVALDEQ comes from the coding sequence ATGACCGTGCGCCACGACGGGATCACCGTCGAGTGGCTGGGCTACGCCACGCTGCGGTTCGCCGGCGAGGAGACCGTCGTCTACACCGACCCCGGCCGGTACGGCGTGCTCACCGGCGAGTGGGAGCCGGACACGGAAGGGATCGGCCACCCGCCCGCGCGGGACTACCGCCCGGAGGACGCCGACGTGGTGTGTCTCACCCACGTCCACCACTACGACCCCGACGGCGTCGAGCGCGTCTCGGGCCCCGACACGACGATCGTCGCGTTCGAGGCCATCGAGGACGGCGTCGAAAACCGCGAACTGCCGCCGCTCTCCTCGCTGCCCTACGAGGTCGTGACGGTCGGCGACACGGAGTCGCTGACCGTCGGCGACGTGCCGATCTGGACGGTCCCGGCGTACAACGAGGAGGACGGTCCCCACACCAGACCGGACGGCACGCCGTTCCACCCCGAGGGGTTCGGCTGCGGGTTCGTCGTCGACGTTGAGGGCAAGCGGGTGCTCTACCCCGGCGACACGGACGCGCTCGGTCCCCACCAGAACGTCGAGGTGTCGGTGTTCTGCCCGCCGATCGGGCCGCGGTTCACGATGGACCGTCACGAGGCCGCCGCCCTCGCCGCCGCGATGGAGCCCGAACTCGTCGTCCCGGTCCACTACAACACCTTCTCCACGCTGGAGACGGACTCCCGGGAGTTCGCCGCCGGCGTGGCCGAGGCCGGCGTCCCCGTCGCCCTCGACGAGCAGTGA